TAAAGGCAGGTGATCGGCGTACTTGGACACTAGAACCTGGGCGATCAGCGCCTCGGTCGGAATGCCGCCTTCGACGATCCTGGCTGGCGCCGGAGCCTGCACGACCGCAGTCTCGCACGAACGGCAGCCGTAGCGCGGCCGGCGGGTGACCAGCACGCGGAATGTGGTCGGCACGACATCGAGCCGCTCGGATACGTCCTCGTCAATCTGATGGAGCGCGCCGCCGCAGCAGGGGCAAGCCTTGTCCTCGACATCGACGACCTGTTCGATCCGTTCGAGATGCGACGGGAGCGACCCACGGTTGGTTTTGCGGGGACGCTCATTGCGCTGACGCCCGCCACTGGCATCGACGGCGGCTTCGGCGCAGCCCAGCGCTGTCTCGACGTCCTCGAGCGCGAGCTGGAGCTGATCGTCATCGAGCTGCTCGGAACTACGGCCGAACCGATGGCGCTGGAAAGCCTCGATGATCGCCCTCAGGCGATCGACTTCCGCGTCGGTCTTCTCAAGCTTGCGGGCCTGTTCGAGGACGAGCGCCCGCAGCGCATCGACATCGTCTGGGAGGTCCGCTTCCGTGAGCATGGAAGCAGTGAATCAGCCAGCGAACGCCCCGTCAACCGGCGATCTGCGGGGCCATCGGTCGGCGTCCACCATGGACCCGGCGCCAGTCGAGACCCTCGAGCAAAGCTCCGAGTTGCGCGGCCGTCAGGCGCATCACGCCGTCCTGGATGCCGGGCCACTTGAAGCCCCCCTGCTCGAGCTTCTTGGCCATCAAGCACAGGCCGGTACCGTCCCACCAGATCAGCTTGATCCGGTCTGCGCGCTTGGCCCGGAAGACGTAGATCACGCCCGAAAAGGGATCGCCGCCGTACTCGGCACCGACCAGCGCCGCCAAGGCGTCTGGACCTTTGCGAAAATCCACGGGCCGCGTCGCAACCATTACTCGCGCACCGGCGCCGGGTCCGATCATCGCGTTGCCTTGAGCGCTTCGATTACCGCCGCGATTAGCCCCTTATCCGCACCGCGCGCGATCCTCACCGCCACGCCGTCGATCTCTAGCTCTACCGCACTTGGAGGCGCCGCCCGTCGCCGGCGTGGTCGCTTCGCGACCGGTGTTGCTTCGGGCGAAGGCCGTTGCTCGATCACTGCGGGAACGAAGAGAGGCGCCGGGGCTGATGAGGCTGGCAGCGGCACCCCTCGCGCCTCTATCTCCTTGCGCAACTCCCGGCGCCAGGTGAACAGCTGCGAGGGACAGATGCCATGCCGGCGAGCAACGGCGCTGATGGTCTCTTGGCCCGAATAGCTCTCCGCTACGATCGAGACCTTTACCTCTGGCGGCCAATCACGGCGCTTGCCCGCGCCGGTGAAGACCTCGAACCGCTGAACAACGCTAGTGCCAGCATCATCACATGACATCGTCATAGCACCAGCGACCTCCGCCCGACCAAGGGCGGCGAGACTCTGCGCTCCGGATCACGGCCGCAAGGTGGGGCTCAAGCTCCGCTTACAGCTCAACGTCGCCTTCAGGCGCCCCAGTGATCGAGCTGCTGCGTGGCAAGCTCGATCAGGCGTTCCCTGCCGAAGCTCGGATCGTGGCCAGCATGCACGATCTGGATGGGAGTATCGAGCAGTCGCTTCAGCGATCGGGCGTAATCCGGAATGCTCGAGTGGTGCAGCACATCAATTAGTGGACCATCATAGAGCGTGTCGCCAGAAAACAGTGTGCCGGTAGCTCTTTCGAGCAACCCTATCGAGCCGGGCGAATGACCAGGCAGATGCATCACCTCAAAATGCCGATCCCCCAGATCGATGATGTCACCATCTTCGACTGGTCGTACTTTGGAGGCCGGGCGCAGCTTGTAGGCACGCAGATCGAAGTCTGGCGATGGCACGGCTTCGATAATCGGACCCTCGATCTCATATCCGGGCACCGAGGGGAACCGCAGACTCCTCATCTCGAGCGGATCGAAATCCGCGTCGGCCAAGGTAAAATCACCCGAGCACAAGCGTAGTCCATCGAGCTCGGAACTGTGCACGAGGCAGCAATCGAATTCATGGTGGCCACCGATATGGTCAATATGCGTATGAGTTGCGATCGCGGTGGCCGGGCGGTCCAGGATGTCGCGCGCGAACTCACGCAGGCTTGCAATTCCCATTCCCGTGTCAATCACGAGATCGCTGTCGCGCCCCCGCACGTGCCAAATGTTACAGCGTAGCAATGCTGGAACGTGCGGCTCCCAGATGTGCGTAATGCCATCAGAGAGGCTTGCGCGTTCAAACCACTCGCTTGCCACCTTGAACGTCACGGCTCACCCTCAGCTGGTCCGACAGCCAGAGCCTACCTTGCTGCTATCCCCGCGCATACATGAACCATTGGCAGCTTGCGACGGCCCGATTCAAGCGCGGGATGGCAGCAACGTCGGCGGATGGCAAACCTCACACAAGCAATGAAATCTTGCACGCCTCCCGCTCTCCGCATTGAATGCAAGGCTCGCTCTTCCACATCGGATCGGTCCGAATTTGAAATAGGTTTACTGGAGCATTCGTCAGGGCAAGAAATGCCGCTAGCGGTAGCTCTAAGCTAAGGCCGCAACGCCTGCATTCTAGGGTAAGCCCGATCCCATCTTGTAAGGCCTCACTTATGAGAAATGGCCAGATCCAACTCTTTGGAATCTCGTCCCGTGTGATCGGCGGACCCGCTTCGCGTTGCTCCGCCAGCATATTGGCAATGTCGTAGCCGCGGCCAACGCAGAGCCTCGCCCAATTTGTTTCCGAGATGAGCGAGGTGAGACGTGAAGGAGCACGCTCGAGTACTTCATATCTTGCAACGTGACCCGCATGGAGAAGATCAGCAACGCGCCGGGCAATGCTGTCTCTGGCCGTCGCTTCTTTTTCGCATTTGTCGAAACGAGAACGCACCCGGGTGGCGAATTCCTTAGTCTGACCGACGTAAATGGGAGTGCCAGCGGTATTGCCACTTCTGTCGGGGCGACGAGGATCCCTGATCAGGTAGGTGATCCAGCCGCCTTCGCGCTCAGCATTTCGAGCACG
The window above is part of the Novosphingobium sp. G106 genome. Proteins encoded here:
- the tnpB gene encoding IS66 family insertion sequence element accessory protein TnpB (TnpB, as the term is used for proteins encoded by IS66 family insertion elements, is considered an accessory protein, since TnpC, encoded by a neighboring gene, is a DDE family transposase.), which encodes MIGPGAGARVMVATRPVDFRKGPDALAALVGAEYGGDPFSGVIYVFRAKRADRIKLIWWDGTGLCLMAKKLEQGGFKWPGIQDGVMRLTAAQLGALLEGLDWRRVHGGRRPMAPQIAG
- a CDS encoding transposase codes for the protein MTMSCDDAGTSVVQRFEVFTGAGKRRDWPPEVKVSIVAESYSGQETISAVARRHGICPSQLFTWRRELRKEIEARGVPLPASSAPAPLFVPAVIEQRPSPEATPVAKRPRRRRAAPPSAVELEIDGVAVRIARGADKGLIAAVIEALKATR
- a CDS encoding MBL fold metallo-hydrolase, producing the protein MTFKVASEWFERASLSDGITHIWEPHVPALLRCNIWHVRGRDSDLVIDTGMGIASLREFARDILDRPATAIATHTHIDHIGGHHEFDCCLVHSSELDGLRLCSGDFTLADADFDPLEMRSLRFPSVPGYEIEGPIIEAVPSPDFDLRAYKLRPASKVRPVEDGDIIDLGDRHFEVMHLPGHSPGSIGLLERATGTLFSGDTLYDGPLIDVLHHSSIPDYARSLKRLLDTPIQIVHAGHDPSFGRERLIELATQQLDHWGA